The Flavobacteriales bacterium genome contains the following window.
TTAATTCGGCAGCTGTTCCTGTAATTTATACCGATAGTACGCAGTTAAATGTAATTGAGTATGGGAATTTAAATCAAGAACTTTTTACCGATAGTGCATATTTGCTTCAAATTATTGAAGAAATGCGTTTGCAAAATAGTCCTATTCCTGTAAACATTGATAAACATACGGTTAACTATATTTTTTATAAAGACTCTTATTTGCTTACTCAACTAAAGTATTACCCTTATTTTCAATTCACTATAATTGGATTGTTTTTATTGATAGCATACTATTTATTTAGTACATCACGTAAAGTGGAACAAAACCAAGTTTGGGTGGGTATGGCAAAAGAAACGGCACATCAGTTGGGCACTCCGTTGTCGTCGTTAATGGCTTGGGTTGAGTATTTAAAGTTAAAGGATGTTGACGAAAATACCATAACAGAATTATCGAAAGATATTACAAGATTGGAAACCATTACCGAACGTTTTTCTAAAATAGGGTCGTTGCCTAAGTTGGAGAATGAAAACATTGTTGAGGTGATTCAACAAACGATTGATTATTTAAAAGTTCGACTTTCAAAAAATGTAGAAATTGAGTTAAAAACAAATTCTACCGATTTATTAGCAAAGTTAAACCCATCGTTGTTTAGCTGGGTGTTAGAAAATATCATGAAAAATGCAGTTGATGCCATGAAGGGTGATGGAAAAATTACTATTTCAGTAACTGACCAATCACAATATGTATATGTTGATATTGCTGATACTGGTACTGGAATACCGCGAGCGAAACACAAAACCATTTTTGAGCCAGGTTTTACTACCAAGCAACGTGGTTGGGGTTTAGGTTTGTCGTTAGTAAAACGAATTATTGAAAACTACCATGCTGGTAAAATATTTGTAAAACAATCGGATGCGATGGGTACAACCTTTAGAATTGTGTTGAATAAATAAGTTGGCAGGTATTTATATTCATATTCCTTTCTGTAAACAAAAGTGCAGTTACTGCGATTTTCATTTTTCTACATCGCTAAAAAATAAAGAGGCTTTAATTAAAGCGATTGTTAAAGAAATAGAGCTAAAATCAACTTTAATAAAAGAGCCTGTTTCTACCATTTATTTTGGAGGAGGAACACCATCATTAATGAATAATGATGAATTATTAATGATTATTGAGGCTATTCAAAACGGTTATAATGTTTCAAAAGATGTTGAGTTTACTCTAGAGTGTAACCCCGATGATTTATCGAAACAAAAGTTAATTGATCTTAAAAAAGCTGGGGTAAATAGGTTGAGCATTGGAACACAATCATTTTTTAATGATGATTTGCAGTTTTTTAATCGAGCACATTCGGCTCAAGAGGCAGAAAAATCGATTTTATTAAGTCAGGATGTTGGTTTTGAAAACATAACGATAGATTTAATTTATGGGACACCAACATTAACTAAGCAAAAATGGGAAGATAATTTAAAGAAATTTCAAGAGCTGAATGTTCCACATTTATCGGCATATTCGTTAACCGTTGAACCAAAAACAGCATTAAGTCATCAGGTAAAAACAAAAAAAATAGCACTATTGCCTGAAGAAAAGGTGTTGAAACAATTTACTTCG
Protein-coding sequences here:
- a CDS encoding HAMP domain-containing histidine kinase, which produces MNIYSQKQRWKLFLAVLALLIVVASLWYTNVLVKKIASEEKAKVQLWAGAIQNKASLVSYTSELFEKISSEERNKIEIWAEASKRLVTSENNNDISFYLEIISGNTTIPVIVVDEKDNIVNHRNFDEELAKDPEYLKQELEKIKAQNPPIPLDIRLSRSIVLKQKLYYKDSKIFSELKEVLDNLIQSFISEIVINSAAVPVIYTDSTQLNVIEYGNLNQELFTDSAYLLQIIEEMRLQNSPIPVNIDKHTVNYIFYKDSYLLTQLKYYPYFQFTIIGLFLLIAYYLFSTSRKVEQNQVWVGMAKETAHQLGTPLSSLMAWVEYLKLKDVDENTITELSKDITRLETITERFSKIGSLPKLENENIVEVIQQTIDYLKVRLSKNVEIELKTNSTDLLAKLNPSLFSWVLENIMKNAVDAMKGDGKITISVTDQSQYVYVDIADTGTGIPRAKHKTIFEPGFTTKQRGWGLGLSLVKRIIENYHAGKIFVKQSDAMGTTFRIVLNK
- the hemW gene encoding radical SAM family heme chaperone HemW — protein: MAGIYIHIPFCKQKCSYCDFHFSTSLKNKEALIKAIVKEIELKSTLIKEPVSTIYFGGGTPSLMNNDELLMIIEAIQNGYNVSKDVEFTLECNPDDLSKQKLIDLKKAGVNRLSIGTQSFFNDDLQFFNRAHSAQEAEKSILLSQDVGFENITIDLIYGTPTLTKQKWEDNLKKFQELNVPHLSAYSLTVEPKTALSHQVKTKKIALLPEEKVLKQFTSLMDFASNNNMIHYEISNFAKEGFFSQHNSNYWKGVQYLGIGPSAHSYVKFSPLERVERGVSKRFWNISNNTKYIQALNNNLNFCEEEIIDKTTAYNEYVLTRLRTIWGLELTYLQKEFGDFYTAHLNKEMAHYINSGHLQKSNNIITLTKKGIFIADKISSDLFLVL